The Dermacentor variabilis isolate Ectoservices unplaced genomic scaffold, ASM5094787v1 scaffold_12, whole genome shotgun sequence sequence aagtgcgtcGTGTGACACCCGCATTACAAGGACGACATACAGCAACACTCATCACAACCGTCCGCTCAGACGCGGAAGCGCCTGCGTTTGGGTGTGAGAGGTGAGGTGGCGTGAGGATTCGCGTTCGAGGAAAAACCGTGCatacattttgttttttgttttaaaCCATACAGACTTGTTAAAAACCTGTGGCAGATAGTCTAATTTTAGCTCAAggaggcggacatcacttgcgcgagaaatcgaaattaacaagaaaagaaacactgaTATTAGTTTCTTActtactttgcggcacatatcGTAATTTACGAGGCCTGGAAGTTCGCAAAGCACaaccacttgaaacgaattttcaggatgacacgagtttcgagatattcattcccaaaTTAAGTTGGCGACGAAATGCATGAGCGTTtcatttacttttgtgcttcgcTTCAAAACATTTGCGGAGACTGAAAATGGGGAGAGGCTGATACCCCCCTCGGTTTCCGAAGGCCGAgcggtgggagagagagagagacatggaGCGGAAGCCCATCCTGCCACCCTGCTCCCGCTAGCTACTGGGTAGAATCACTGACGTTGGGTACTGCCTGTACTGCCTTCTGCGTCTGCGCGGACTGCACCTGACTTCAACGAGGACCATTTAAGGACGCACACAACGGCACTGATtcaatttggcggcagcagttgcggcggcatgtcctccttctaagaaaattcttcttgccaaTAGGTTGGTTTATTACTTCTGTACACTATCTAAAAATTAATTCTGCCGCAACTGCTGCCCAAACTTCTTGTTTCACTGTTCGTAGTGTATATACTTCACTATGCCTACCACAGCGGAACTGGCGAAAAAAATTGTCTCTTGAAGCAGTGCTGAACGAGAAGTTGGATACACTGATCGATGATTTAGTGTCACGAATTAACATCAAGCTGCAGAATGTAGGACTAGGTGAGCACGCTTCCCTCTGTGAAAGTGTTCAGTTCATGAACAAGGAACTAGACACAATAAAACTAAAACAGGAAGAACTCGTAACCTCAAACAAGGCGCTCTTGTCGCGTAACGAAGCACTCGAAAGAAAAGTGGCTGATTTAGAGCAATATTCGAGAATGAATAATGTGGAAATTAAGGGAATCCCTTCACCGCAGGGTGAACACTGCGGAGTCATTCTGAAGCGAATTGGCGATGCTATCGAGTACCTTCTTTTACCAGCTGATATCGACACGGCTCACCGTGTTGCCTCTAAGTCAAATGAGAAGAGCATCATTGCTCGCTTCTGCTCACGCGATAAGAAAAACGAGTTCATCAGGAAGGCAAGAAGAGCTAGGCTTCGCACTGACGACATTGGTTTCACAGGTGGCACTAGCACGCCTGTCTATGTATATGACCACTTGACCATTGATAACAAGATGTTCTCGAAGGCGCtggcactcaaaaaagaaaataagtggaaATACTTATGGACAGAAAACTACCAGATAAAAGCCCGCAAAACTGATGATAGCAGGGTCTATCGCATTTTCACTGAGTCCGACCTTCGAATCTTCACGTGATtcactgtaaatattttttttcttttttcccttttttccatGGCCTTGCTCTACCCTGTTGACGTAAAATCTTGTCTTACCGCAAATAAACGATCActcattcacttcaatgctcgTAGCCTTCGTAAGAACATGAATGGAATTAATAACTTCATTGCCTCACTTCACCATGTCCTCGCTTTTATCTGCATATCGGAGACTTGACTTTCTGATTCCAACAACAACATGAGcggttttccatcttatcaacccgagtattgtcatcgtccaactaacagtcatggtggcgccgccatttttgtttcacaagctgTCACCTACGGTCGCAGATTTGATCTGGCAGTTAACGTGAATCATTGTGAGTCTGTGTGGATTGAAGTCAATCGGTCATTCCTTAATAACAATAAGAACTTGAtccttggttgcatttatcgctcaccgtcatcttcgcttaacgatttcttgctttctttgatGCAGTATTGTCCAAGCTAGCTTTTGAAAATAAGGATGTGGTGATTGTAGGCGATATTAATATTAACTTACTTGACACTGAAGCTACCTCGTACACAACTTACACAGATTGTTTCGCTGGTTTCGGTTTTGAATCACTCATTGACTGCCCAACTAGGGTAGGCTCTCGTGGGAGCAGTACGCTTATTGATCACGTGTTATCTAACATATATCACCATCGCCTTGCTCCGGGGTTATTAATACTgacataaccgatcattttcctgtttttcttacatttaacaatgaaatacatgagaacgataatagctactttacttccgtatttagtgcagatacctttattgaagccatcagggaaactgattggtcgccaattaattctatgtctgataccgaagaagcactaaacaaattctgcactttatttttattggccgtttcgactaacacacgcactgttaaatgtggggaaaagtataaatatccgcgcaacccatggatgacggacGATCTTCTAGAaagtttaagaaagaaggaaaacatatacaagaaaactaaacgtcagccctttaatactagactagctagacgctatagtaggtactgtaaattactgaatgttttacttaaacaggcGAAAAAAAGTactacgaaaataaatttgatcagaatAAGGATAACCCCAAAAAGTAATGGCAGTTATTGaactcttttcttaacaaatcgtctgttgatgcctctataaccaaaataaattacaatggtctcactcttctgagcccaacgaaattgctaatgctttttcggactacttttcttctgtttacactaATAACAACATACATGCGCAGCTTGcataatactttgagccgtacgacacaatcattcttcttgttaccagctacaccaaacgaagtgtgctccacgattgctaaccttaaaaatacagggcctggcttagacaatatttgtgtcaggcatttaaaactggttCCGCATTTAGTTTTCGACACGCTGTGTAATATTATCAATCTTATgttcaaagaaggtgcattcccttcatttttaaaaaaatgccaagtttattcctgtttttaaaaaaggcgacaaacacacagttaataattaccaaccaattgcaattctttcctgccttagtaaactcattgagaaattatttgttaaacgtcttaatgactacttaacaaagtttaaattgctaaagaacaatcaatctggtttccgcccaggaagttccacgaatctagctgttctatctctgactacataaaaaaatgtattgattcgggaaacttagtcggatctgtattttaagacttcagtaaagcttatgacacggttatccatcaagtcctgtttaataaacttgactcttatggtataagcggtcctgcgctaacattcttaaaaaattatttacttgaccggccatacacagtacatgcagcaaatactttctcagtaacaaaatgtattagccaaggtgtaccacagggatcagttctgggccctttgcttttccttttatatgttaatgatcttccggattctcttaactccaccaactacgttcattgcattttatacgcagatgacacaaccatatcttcatctgacaaatctgttactactcttacttctaagttaaatattgcattaagtaacattataaaatggtgtagcaacaattacttagttcttaatcctttaaaaactaaatttatgttattcaaaagtgcttaaagggccttaacttctattcctgaagtaaagcttggaattcattcaattcccgttagcaccgatgtcacttttcttggcatacatattgaccctaaccttacatttcgctctcacttccaacatctcaagcacaagactgcgtttggtatacgtgcattaatcaaagctcgcccttttttttttctcgtgaggctctgctagcgttgtattatgcgttcattcatagtaaaattaattacggcattgtttcatggggcaacacgtacgcttgtcacctatcatcaattcaacatatccaaaatcagtcaatacgcattatcacttctagctccatgcaatccaatgcctctttgttacttcgcgcgtataatattttgcctattaataatttgttccagtttaacatactcgtcttactccacaagttgcttcataataaccttacgtttccgttcattgtaactgaccttttgcagaataaaaatatgaccagattcGCGGCTAACAACAAtatcttgttacccatggttcataccaattacggcaaaaaaaacatcttccttcactgcaatttctctttggaatgaattaccatcaaccataagatcatgtacttctcttgcaatttttaaaaatcaccttaagcatcatttcctgcgataacttaactacgatctggcggtgtacctttgccttttatctcacatgtcatttcttgtatttcatccatgctttcttCCGACTTTCctttataacgtgctttttcgtgtttgattgtaaatgacatgtctaatgatgtacTTGATATGTAgatgtttataatacgctaatttgctgactattgatattgtcacgtggtggtgacgttgaagaacacagtggtaatattgtgaaagacaaaactaactattattgggcgaacctgtgcccacaaaaacagggtacacttataacacaacgatagcggcgaacacggtcggcgatcgtcgaaaatctgatcagcgggtcaagtgcgtcggcttttatacagcagtcgtcgaatgttccagactaatcgttcggtcccgcgtgccttccacaaagttctacaccattcgcgtcaggtgatgaaatcagataacataaggttcggcgacaacagatagcggatagaagcatcgataactttccagaaacttcggatacatgcaggcgcgtcccacgctgtgcgattacatttgttaggcggcgaaacgtggttgcccgataaagataagtacacgtgtcaatatcaccatcaatgtcgttattattaaccgagggtcccactacagttctttccctttgggaccctcgtctgtatattatgcgaagcatactagccgcacaaccacgctcttccttgctgcgccgcgcgcggccgcgtagctaccatatgacgtcataacagctgcaaaagcggaggctcaactcgtgctctcgcttgcggccgcgtagctacctagccgggtctcagctcgtgcgctcgcctgcggtCGCACAGATGGTACTGCGGCCTAACTCCCGTTCCTCCCGCTAGGGCACTGGCGTCATAACAGCTGTATAAAAGAGCGGCGCGCTCTCGTCGAGGCGTTGTATAGCGCGATGGCGGGAAAGGAAAGGGCCGCTCGTCAGACCGCAAAGCGCAAGTTACAAAGAGCCACGGAAACGGCCGAAGAACGAGAAGTTCGGCTTGCCAAGCGACGTGCACAGTACGCGGCTAAACAGCAGCGTTCCTCTACAGAGTCCGAGGTAAAGGATGAAGTTGCGAGTGTATCTGGGAGTACTTCTACTCGCTCGGAGCGGCGAAATGCAACCAAGCGGAGAATACGTGCCGAAGAAACTCCGGAACAGAGGCAACAGCGTCTCGAAAAGGAACGTGCTTACAGGAAGAGGCAAAGCGAGAAACGAAAGGAGCAGCTCGCAGAAGAGATGGTTTTACTACAGACGCAAGAATACCGATATTGGTttgaaaataaaggaataagcagagtaacgcatgagttgtttcttcgtctagccgaaccaaatatagccaagcaacagcagttcaccaggctaaacagtggtttaacaactaaaataaaggctagtatgcttcgcatcctgggcttaaccttagctaagccacagccatttttttgtcatgtaataacttcttttttggaaccaataaatctgcATCTGAATCTGAATCAGTCAGATTACAGCACAAAAGCGGACTAAAACACGGTTCAGCGCTGGCCCATGTTAGTTATGGTGTCCAGGAATATTGAAGCATTACTCCGtgcttttttacctttttacTGTTCACTGAGGAAGGCCTGCGCTGCCTACGCGCGCGTGTGCCAAACGTCGCGCCGCGTTCTTGTGCCCAAATTCAGCATCTCGTGATAAACAGGCAGGCAACCTTGTTCAGTATAACGTGCGAGCGGGCTAGCGTGTGGCGCTGCTAGAGGTCGCAACAAAACAAACTAAAGCGGGGGTCACACTGAATGGCAGTGCCGCTGCATCGGCGCAAAATTAGCTTCGCACCGGCACGAAGCAAGCACCGACACAGTACACAGGCGCCCGAAAGTGGCCGGGTCCACGGTGGCACCAGACACCGGAGAAAAAGATTCAAAGAGTTCGTCGCCACGGTCGTCACCACGTTGTTCTGTGTTCATTAGGCAATTCCAAAAGTTGCTGCCTGCGTGGTGGAAGCAAAGAGAGGACATGTCGCGTAAAACTGTCGTGATGTGGACAGCATTAGGTATCGGCACTGTCGTCGTGGTTTCATTCGCTACGACAGCACTTTTACGGAAGCGAAAGAGAGCGAAGGCGAAGCGAGTGATAGACACGGTAAGAGAGTTACTCATTCCAGGTGATTCATCGCTCCGCGttctcgcacaaaaaaaaaaagagaaaatgaaaaagcCGGCACACCCGTTTAGTACTGTCCCGGGGAATGACCGGTGCATGATACGTCCTTCACGGGGACCAAGAACACATGCATTTTATGTGgatttctttttgcagtctcccaaGTCACTATTGCAGTTGCGATTGTTCCTGGTTGCAGTAAATCGCGTAGGATCGACCTGTAATTTGCCAGTAGAAAGGACCTATTTGGGAGCGAAATTGCGGGCATTGTCTCGTTTCTTGTTAGCAATTGTTTCGTTCACGACAGCACTGACAGTTTTACTTTATTTGTTCTGATGAAGTTACCGGTGCCAGGGGGCCATCGAATAAATCACCTACTGACAAGCCGATTTTCACTGAGCGCCGCGATCGTTGTGCGTGACTTGGATGGATGAAAGTGTGAGCCGGCCGCAAGACCTTAAATAACACAGAGCATTGTGTACCTATTTCTGATTTTGCTATTTAATCAGTTCACAGCTTCAGGTTTTTGCTATGCGTTTAACTGCTGAATATCGGGGAAAGTAAAATGTGCGTGACGGGATTTATTTTTCTCAGATGACTCTTGAAGCGTGTGCAAGTGGATAAGGGCAACCTGTCTTTATTCTTATATTTTTGTATCTAGGTATTGGAACTCCAGAAGCCCTGTGTTCGAATGAAAGACCCTGAGCGTGTGGAAGAACTTGTCTGCAAATTGATTAAAGGGGGCCCAAAGAAACTCCAGGTATAAGAATGTTTTCTTGTAGTCTATATCAAATTAATCAGTTAATGCTGTTACACACAAATATCTGCACACTTTGTTGCCGTGAATTTTTAAAAACTTTTGCTTCTCATGAAGCATATACctggttgaagaaaaaaaatgctgcaagGCTAATTTGATTTTCGGTGGTTCAGGTTGTTACAGATTTCGACAACACAATTTCGAGGTCACATTTCAATGGAAAACCTTGCTGTTCAACCCATGGTGAGTGGCCAGTAGACTTCTACGTTAATGAAGAATCGTGTTTCTGTATTTACACTGTACCAGCAAACATGCAAATTAATGTACTTGAGTTGCACTATGAACAGGTGCCTGATATTTACGTTTTCTGATGTGCAGGCGTTCTTGAATCCAGTCAAATCATCGCCAAGGAGTACCAACTAGAGGTAAGGTGCAGGTAGCAAGTTTGAGCAAGTCGCCGTGCTGGTATTAATTTCATTCTTACAATTACATTTTTCTTGTTCCAGGCACAGAAATTGCACAACAAGTACCACCCAATCGAAATTGATCCTCATATTTCGACAGAGGAGAAAATACCTCAAATGGTGGAATGGTACTCGCGGTCACATGCCATTTTAGTCAGCTGTGGCTTGAAAAAGCATGATTTTGCTAAGCTTGTGGCAGACTCGTCGATTATGTTGAGGTTCGGCATAATAACTCTTAATGTCATGCTTGTAATCCTTTGGTATACATTTTGATTTTGAATTGCTCAATCTTGCAGGGATGGCTGCGAGTCATTTTTTGAGATGCTACACGAGCACCAGATACCCACTCTGGTATTTTCTGCTGGCCTTGGTGACATTTTGGAAGAAGCATTGAGGCACTTCCAGTGCCACTTTCCCAACCTGAAGTTCATCTCTAATTACATGCAGTTCGACGAAGAGGCAAGCTTTGGCTTTTTATTCTAAAAGCTTTTTTAGCTGCTTTAGAATGAGCCCTTTCGTTGGAAAAAATAGTGCTACAATATTAACTTCTTACATGAATTGGGTATTTGCATGGAAATCATCCTGAAAGAATGCATGAAAAGGTCATTGTGTGTCGCATATAGTCTTTCATTCTGCAGTGTGACAAAGATACTACAGTGGTGCAGCTGACATTGCCTGCTGCTACTGAAGGATAGCCTTGAAGTGCCAGTATGATGTAATTCTCTGTTAATTGTatagggtcctgaatatttggctgcgcatgttcaaaaaaaaaagattttgcgctgactgctgcactgttcttgctcaaatttcgcacaaCGAtagcattttggcgtcgacttcgtcTAGTTAAACACTTGGCATGATTAATCGCCTATATTTTAACACAGGAACGAGAAACTGTTTTCGtctatgggaaaaatggcgtctgaaaagccggccctgGCATAGACTTGTGTCGCCACCTGCCGTGTCatttgcagaaagcagcgtttcagagAGGGCTGCCATGTGTTGCCCGCTTCTGGAGCAGGCGACTACCCACCCTgaaatgctgctttctgcagatggcGACACAAGTTCATGCTTGCGCCGTCACGGCAGCAGCTTGCATCCCCATGAGCGCAGGAAAATTTCCACTTTTTTCTTATAAACCAGGCAATTAGCTATGCCAAGTGATATACTAAatgaagtcgacgccaaaatgcgatctttctgcaaaatttgatcAAGAACAgggcagcggtgagcgcaaagtCTTTTTTTGAACATGTGCAGCCAAATATACTAAAATACTAACAGGGCTTCCTGTGGCAGCAGAGAAGGGTCTTTACAGAGCATTAAATTTATTAAGTGAAGTGAAGTCACCAGAATTAGTGACAGGCAGGGTTTGAAACAGGCAGCTTCTCCTGCCTTCACAGCCATGTACCAGAGATTGTCACGACTCAGCGTCGATGCGTTAGCTCCTCCTGTGTATTGGCATAAGGGAGTGGAGTCTAGTGCCTGGCTTTCACAAATTACCGTCGTGAACGAGGCAAAGGCCtgatgaaatcaagcaaaaggcaGTGGTTTAATGTGATCGCTCGGCAACAAAAGAAACTAGCGTTATTAAGTATAGTGGATATGAACATGTTAGATGGAAACAGTAAAGTTACAATTCCAAAGAAAAGGTGTAACCAAGTTAAACAATTACTATGTGCAATCGCAACATGAACAATGAACATCAGTTCTAACTAGATTCCTAAACAGTAATCGAAAAGGCAAATATTTAAAGTCCACAGTCTACAGAATCAAAAGCGACATACAGTCAACCCAGCGCGCGGGCAGTCCGTCCCAACCGATGCGCCCTGTAAGTGACCCTCGAAGTCGGCGCCTCGACGTCGGCGACTGGCTTCCACGCCGGCTGGCGGTGTTCGGTGTCGGGGTGTGATGTCGGCAGCTTATTTGCCCGGGAGTTGCTCGGCGTTCGTTTATCATCCCCGGAGTAGATTGGTGAAGTGTAGGATCGGCGCGCTTTTATAAATCTCTCGAGGCGCCAGCGTTTACCTCTTGTCGTCCAGACATGGATCAGACACGCCCACACTGGTTCTCGCCGTAGTTCAGGCTCCACTGGCGGTCACCTTCACCGGCGGTcaatttaatcacacacaaaacaatAGCTGCGGACGAAGACGGCTTCACGTAGGCTGGGCTTGCTTCCACCGTGGTTTAGACTCTGCTAGCGGTCACCTTCACTGGCAAGCAATTTAATAACACACAAAACAACAGCCACGGATTCACCAGGCCTCACGTAGCCCGGGTGTGTAGCCACCAAGGTTTCAGCCCTACCAGCGGTCGCCTTCTCCGGCGAACAAATTAATCACACACATTACAGCAGTCACGAACACACATAGTTCAACGTACTTTGGATGTACCCAAGATCATGTTCTCCACCGTTTGCGAAACTGTGCGGCACGTAGGCTTGCGGCCCACTCTTAAAGAAGCGATGCTTAATAGGCGTGTATACATAGGATGCGGGGGCGGAGAATTGAAGAAATAACGCGACTTTTGTGACAGAGATGCTGCAGCTCCTTTGCTCACAAACGCAGAGGATGTCTACAGTACTTTTGTCTGAGAAGCTTGAATCACATTAGCAAATGCGAAATTGCCATAAAACTCCTTTTCTTTTATGAGTTCTTAAAATTTTGTgagctcttaaagggacactaattaTGATCATGTACTTTGTAGCTTCCAAAATCCCAAGTCCAGGTTTCTTGAACTGCATTTCACGGGTTCTACATTTGTATAAGCACATCTCCCTCGAAAAATAGGGGTTGAAGTAAGCCGAATTTACTTCCCGCATTCTCAATTACACATTGATACAAGCCAACTATGAGCAAAGTGCAGGTGATGTTTATTGCAGTATGATGCTTTCAGTTTGACTAGGTCTTCATATTTTGGCATAGCTAGTTAACGTCACCCAAGAAGGACTTTGACAAGAAGGCACCAGCACCAGAAGCACTTGGCACATTGCTTTCTCCTTAAGCAAAGGCCCTCCTGTGAGTGGGTGACAAGGTGTTGTTTTGACATGCCAAGACAAGTGCCAGTTTGCAAATTACCTCATTCTAGCGGCCGTGAATGCAGGTGCCATTGTGCATTTCTCCACATTGGGGCTTGTCATAGTGCTTTGAATTCGCCCCTTGGGGTAGAGTCTGGGTGCCATCTAGGGTAAGAATCATAAACCACAAGAGACAGTACTGATAGGAGCTGCACAGTTTTGCATGATTCTGTTGACAAGGGAccagggggggtattctgtaagtgtccaccttgtggacatgtccatttcgtctgctgctgaagttctgattggctgggctggagtACATGTGAGGAGGAGACAGGTGcctcagccaatcagcacttcagcagcagacaaaatgggcTCGTCCGCTAGGTAaacacttacagaatagccccctgTACTCGTTCCACTACTTGTGTACTTGCATTTTTTTTAAGCCTTTAGATAAAGATATAGCATAAGTGCACTTTCTATGAAGATAGAGagaatcattgcaattaatttcAGCGCACTCAACAACTATGATGACGCCAACTAAGTGCATGGTGTTAATGAGTCATGAGTTGCACCACTTTATTTTTACACCAATGGAGTCGCCAGCTTTCATCTCTCATTCTTCAATTTATAAATGAAATAGAGCTCTTGACTGAAGAAGAATGGAGCATTATTCACCTATAGGCCTTGTGCGCTGATTTGGGGGCATCACTGCTCCTTGATGCCGTGCATCACCTTCCAGGCGACTTGTGTACATTTCATATGTTCCATGCGCCACATGTCCTCTTACAATCCTGTCTGCATGCACTGGTATGCATTTTATTGCATGCAATAAACATTTTCgttcggcagcagcagcatcagatAATGATGAGAACAGATGCTAGAAGTGTTAGCAAAACGTGCACAGTGCAGTTTGCGTCACAATGTATGCAGTGCTAATTCTGTGCAATGCTATGCATTAAAATTGACAGGTTCCATTTATAGATTCTCAGATTTAAAAGCACCCAGAAAGCTTTGATGTCGTAATCAGTGTCTCTCTCGTAAAAGGGGGCAAAGAGATATAGAAACTTTTACTTCATGTACTCTATGTGTTTGCGTATTTCTCTGCTCGTCACAACTCGTTCCTATCATTAGAAACTTGCGCACTGGACAGCTGTTATTCGTACAGCATTGCCACTGTAACAGAACAACTTGCATCTTGGGTAGCATTGAAGCGGTTTTCATCCACTATGACATCCATAGACACAACAGCACATATAAGTGCCTTTTCTTTGCCTTGCACTCCGCCATTTTCTACCAGGCACCAAGCTAAATACTGTGTGACTGCGCGCCGTGAGCAATGCTTTTCGCAGCCACTTGCCATAGATAGCACTATATGACCCACTCAAAACAGCAGCACATGAGGCCTATACAACATGATATGGTCTACAACACAAATCCAAAATTGAaattcactttagtgtcccttgaaaTGTAAATTTTGCTATTAGAAAATTTCATTAAACTTATAGGTTACGAGAAATTTAGAACTACTGTGCCGGAATAAAAGGCTTCGCTGTACAGGTTGCATGTGTTATCTGTTCATCTAGAAAACTTTTAAGTTTCTACTACATTTCTTTTCTGGTTGTGGTACAAGCAATCTTCAGTTTATCACAAGGTGTCTTCCCTATTTTATTAGGTCAAGAACTGTGCACTGGCTTCCAGGTGGCTTTTGTCACGATTTTC is a genomic window containing:
- the cN-IIIB gene encoding cytosolic 5'-nucleotidase IIIB isoform X1, whose amino-acid sequence is MSRKTVVMWTALGIGTVVVVSFATTALLRKRKRAKAKRVIDTVLELQKPCVRMKDPERVEELVCKLIKGGPKKLQVVTDFDNTISRSHFNGKPCCSTHGVLESSQIIAKEYQLEAQKLHNKYHPIEIDPHISTEEKIPQMVEWYSRSHAILVSCGLKKHDFAKLVADSSIMLRDGCESFFEMLHEHQIPTLVFSAGLGDILEEALRHFQCHFPNLKFISNYMQFDEEGNIVGFKGELIHMYNKNRSNVHPEYYQAVKERTNILLLGDSLGDLDMLAGNQLQEVVLRIGFLNSRIEERLPQYLNSFDIVLLDDQTMDVVNGILRKIIY
- the cN-IIIB gene encoding cytosolic 5'-nucleotidase IIIB isoform X2, encoding MDESVLELQKPCVRMKDPERVEELVCKLIKGGPKKLQVVTDFDNTISRSHFNGKPCCSTHGVLESSQIIAKEYQLEAQKLHNKYHPIEIDPHISTEEKIPQMVEWYSRSHAILVSCGLKKHDFAKLVADSSIMLRDGCESFFEMLHEHQIPTLVFSAGLGDILEEALRHFQCHFPNLKFISNYMQFDEEGNIVGFKGELIHMYNKNRSNVHPEYYQAVKERTNILLLGDSLGDLDMLAGNQLQEVVLRIGFLNSRIEERLPQYLNSFDIVLLDDQTMDVVNGILRKIIY